A genomic segment from Lutibacter sp. A80 encodes:
- a CDS encoding ABC-F family ATP-binding cassette domain-containing protein encodes MNYLSVENISKSFGELTLFENISFGINKDQKIAFIAKNGTGKTSMLNIIAGLDSSDTGQVISRKGLNIEYLSQEDHLNEALTIEQTIFDSDNETLKIIEEYEHALQNPDDVNEYQRAFEKMERLNAWDFETQFKQILSKLKLDDLTKKVGDLSGGQRKRLSLALILIHKPDLLILDEPTNHLDLEMIEWLESYFEKEKITLFMVTHDRFFLERVCNEIVELDNGGFYTYKGNYSNYLQKKEERIEIEQATVDKAKNLFKKELDWMRRQPKARTTKSKSRIDDFYVIKEAASKRRNDHKVQLDIDMERMGTKILELHNISKSFGDLKILDKFDYNFLRGERIGIIGKNGTGKSSFLNVITGEIPTDSGKVVIGETIKFGYYTQDGIVIKPGQKVIEVIKEFGDYIPLKKGGIISAGQLLERFLFSRKRQYDFVEKLSGGERKRLFLCTVLIQNPNFLILDEPTNDLDIITLNVLENFLLDFPGCLLVVSHDRYFMDKIVDHLFVFRGNGVVEDFPGNYSDFRAYEDSKPKEEAPVVKKNEPVVAVKTTTKAKLTYKEKKEFDGIEGEIEKLNKEKISIEAKFLDGSLSGEEINELSIKLQELATEIDAKEERWFELSSKLEEN; translated from the coding sequence ATGAATTACTTGTCAGTTGAAAATATATCGAAATCGTTTGGAGAATTAACACTTTTTGAAAACATTTCTTTTGGAATTAATAAAGATCAGAAAATTGCTTTTATTGCAAAAAATGGTACCGGTAAAACGTCGATGCTAAATATAATTGCAGGTTTAGATAGCTCCGATACTGGGCAGGTAATTTCTAGAAAGGGTTTAAATATTGAATATTTGTCGCAAGAAGATCATTTAAATGAAGCTTTAACTATTGAGCAAACTATTTTTGATTCGGATAATGAGACTTTGAAAATTATTGAGGAATATGAGCATGCTTTACAAAATCCGGATGACGTAAATGAGTATCAAAGAGCTTTTGAAAAAATGGAACGTTTAAATGCTTGGGATTTTGAAACACAGTTTAAACAAATACTTTCTAAATTAAAATTAGACGATTTAACCAAAAAAGTAGGTGATCTTTCCGGAGGGCAACGTAAGCGTTTGTCTTTGGCTTTAATTTTAATTCATAAACCAGATTTATTAATTTTAGATGAGCCAACCAACCATTTAGATTTAGAAATGATTGAATGGCTTGAAAGTTATTTTGAAAAAGAAAAAATTACCTTATTTATGGTTACACACGACCGCTTTTTTTTAGAACGTGTTTGTAACGAAATTGTGGAGTTAGATAATGGTGGTTTTTATACTTATAAAGGCAATTATTCTAACTATTTGCAAAAAAAAGAAGAACGTATAGAAATTGAACAAGCTACAGTAGATAAAGCTAAAAACTTATTTAAAAAAGAACTTGATTGGATGCGTAGGCAACCAAAAGCCCGTACTACTAAAAGTAAAAGTAGAATTGATGATTTTTATGTAATTAAAGAAGCTGCATCTAAACGTAGAAACGACCACAAAGTACAGTTAGATATTGATATGGAGCGTATGGGAACTAAAATTTTAGAGCTTCATAATATTTCTAAATCGTTTGGAGATTTAAAAATTTTAGACAAATTTGATTACAATTTTTTACGTGGTGAACGTATTGGAATTATTGGTAAAAATGGGACGGGAAAATCTAGTTTCTTAAATGTTATTACCGGAGAAATTCCTACGGATAGTGGTAAGGTTGTTATTGGAGAAACTATAAAATTTGGATACTATACACAAGATGGAATTGTAATTAAACCAGGTCAAAAAGTAATTGAAGTTATTAAGGAATTTGGAGATTATATTCCATTAAAAAAAGGTGGAATTATTTCAGCAGGACAGTTGTTAGAGCGTTTTTTATTTAGTAGAAAACGCCAGTACGATTTTGTTGAAAAATTAAGTGGAGGAGAACGTAAACGTTTGTTTCTATGTACTGTTTTAATTCAGAATCCAAACTTTTTAATTTTAGATGAGCCTACTAACGATCTAGATATTATAACGCTAAATGTGTTGGAAAACTTTTTACTAGATTTTCCAGGTTGTTTATTAGTGGTTTCGCATGACCGTTATTTTATGGATAAAATTGTAGATCATTTATTTGTGTTTAGAGGTAATGGTGTTGTTGAAGATTTTCCTGGTAATTATTCAGATTTTAGAGCTTATGAAGATTCTAAGCCTAAAGAAGAAGCTCCTGTAGTTAAAAAAAATGAACCTGTTGTTGCTGTTAAAACTACTACAAAAGCAAAGCTAACGTATAAAGAAAAAAAGGAATTTGATGGTATTGAAGGTGAAATAGAGAAGTTAAATAAAGAAAAAATTTCGATTGAAGCTAAGTTTTTAGATGGTTCGCTTTCAGGTGAAGAAATTAATGAACTATCAATTAAACTCCAAGAATTAGCAACTGAAATTGATGCTAAAGAGGAGCGTTGGTTTGAGCTTTCTTCTAAGTTAGAAGAGAATTAG
- a CDS encoding TetR/AcrR family transcriptional regulator encodes MKDKRELLLEAATKLFVERGLHATPTSAISKEAGVSAGILFHYFKTKDDLIDELYVSLKKEFSNSIFKDIHSIKSDLGKLRLIWSNSWSWAIDNAIEFKFLLQLDNTSCSERVKHHPEIIEKYELFNNFIQEYIDKKLIRNTDSNFLIGSMFGLIVSMVNYLEQFPEKRTNQVFVEQSWEMFYNYLKP; translated from the coding sequence ATGAAAGATAAAAGAGAATTATTGTTAGAAGCAGCAACTAAACTTTTTGTAGAAAGAGGTTTGCATGCTACACCAACATCAGCAATTTCAAAAGAAGCTGGAGTTAGTGCTGGAATTCTATTTCATTATTTTAAAACCAAAGATGATTTAATTGATGAATTGTATGTTTCTTTAAAAAAAGAGTTTTCAAATTCTATTTTTAAAGATATACATAGTATTAAATCAGATCTTGGAAAGTTGCGTTTAATCTGGTCTAATTCTTGGAGCTGGGCAATAGATAATGCTATAGAGTTTAAGTTTTTATTACAATTAGATAATACAAGTTGTTCAGAAAGGGTTAAACACCATCCAGAAATTATTGAAAAATATGAACTATTTAATAATTTTATTCAAGAGTATATTGATAAAAAGCTTATTAGAAATACTGATAGTAATTTTTTAATAGGATCTATGTTCGGATTAATTGTATCTATGGTTAATTATTTAGAACAATTTCCTGAAAAAAGAACGAATCAAGTTTTTGTTGAACAATCTTGGGAAATGTTTTATAACTATCTAAAACCATAA
- a CDS encoding MBL fold metallo-hydrolase, with protein sequence MIKKIVKRMLIGTIGIILLIIVFVVLFVNLSPQFGGKPSKESLVKIEQSPNYNGDGTFKNLELTLASTGMKLSTIPKFFTNGDNKVPEQELLSKKLSKTYFDKKPKQPRITWFGHSALFVEMEGLNIFIDPMLGEVPAPHPLLGNARFNKELPIAIEELPEIDLVLISHDHYDHLDYESIQKLHLKVKQFYVPLGIKSHLTAWGVAASKITEFDWWESKNLNGIEFVATPARHFSGRGFTRNNTLWSSWVLKSKNSSIYFSGDRGYGKHFKEIGEKYGPFDFAMMECGQYNEQWAHIHMTPEETILASIDVKADLIMPIHWGAFKLALHAWNDPIIRATKKAAELNVQISTPKLGEAIVLNGEDFPFSHWWLK encoded by the coding sequence ATGATAAAAAAAATAGTAAAAAGAATGTTGATAGGAACTATCGGAATTATACTTTTAATAATAGTATTTGTAGTATTATTTGTTAATTTAAGTCCACAGTTTGGCGGTAAACCATCTAAAGAAAGTCTAGTTAAAATTGAACAATCGCCTAATTATAACGGAGATGGAACATTTAAAAATTTAGAGTTAACGTTGGCTAGTACTGGAATGAAATTAAGCACCATTCCTAAATTTTTTACCAATGGAGATAATAAAGTTCCTGAACAAGAATTACTTTCAAAAAAATTATCTAAAACATATTTTGATAAAAAACCTAAACAACCTAGAATAACTTGGTTTGGTCATTCTGCATTATTTGTAGAAATGGAAGGCTTAAATATTTTTATAGATCCAATGTTAGGTGAAGTGCCAGCACCACATCCATTATTGGGAAATGCTAGGTTTAATAAAGAATTACCAATTGCAATTGAAGAATTACCAGAAATTGATTTGGTCTTAATTTCACACGATCATTACGATCATTTGGATTATGAATCTATTCAAAAATTGCATTTAAAAGTAAAGCAATTTTATGTTCCTTTGGGTATAAAATCGCATTTAACAGCATGGGGAGTAGCTGCATCTAAAATTACTGAATTCGATTGGTGGGAGAGTAAAAATTTAAATGGGATTGAATTTGTAGCTACGCCTGCTCGTCATTTTTCGGGAAGAGGTTTTACAAGAAACAATACATTATGGAGTTCTTGGGTGTTAAAATCTAAAAATTCTAGTATTTATTTTAGTGGAGATAGAGGTTATGGAAAGCACTTTAAAGAAATAGGTGAAAAATATGGGCCTTTTGATTTTGCAATGATGGAATGTGGGCAATATAACGAACAATGGGCACATATACATATGACTCCAGAAGAAACAATTTTGGCTTCTATTGATGTAAAAGCAGATTTAATTATGCCAATTCACTGGGGTGCTTTTAAATTAGCACTACACGCCTGGAACGATCCAATTATTAGAGCAACAAAAAAAGCAGCTGAATTAAATGTACAAATAAGTACCCCAAAACTGGGAGAGGCAATTGTTTTAAATGGAGAAGATTTTCCATTTTCACATTGGTGGTTGAAATAA
- a CDS encoding SDR family oxidoreductase yields the protein MKNVALITGASTGIGKELAILHASKGGDLIIIARNEHKLIQLKQELEEKYRIKVVVIAKDLSDLTAANSIYSEVKKQGIEIDYLINNAGFGALGKFYQLDLDRQISMINLNVTSLTALTHLFLQDFLQKNSGKILNTSSTASFMPGPLQAVYFATKAYVTFFSNALTEELKDTNISVTNLMPGATESEFGATSGMDKTDMFKNTVTARSVAKDGYNAMLKGKLDVISGLTFMQKIMMAMIPFTPKKMLLKQIRKMQEVK from the coding sequence ATGAAAAATGTAGCATTAATTACAGGAGCAAGTACAGGAATTGGTAAAGAATTAGCAATACTTCATGCTTCAAAAGGTGGAGATTTAATAATTATTGCTAGAAATGAGCATAAATTAATTCAACTTAAACAAGAATTGGAAGAAAAATACAGAATAAAAGTTGTTGTAATTGCCAAAGATTTAAGTGATTTAACTGCAGCTAATAGTATTTATTCCGAAGTTAAAAAACAAGGTATTGAAATTGATTATTTAATAAATAATGCAGGTTTTGGAGCCTTAGGTAAATTTTATCAATTAGATTTAGATAGACAAATCTCTATGATTAATTTAAATGTGACTTCATTAACAGCGCTTACACATTTATTTCTTCAAGATTTTCTTCAAAAAAATAGTGGTAAAATATTAAATACGTCTTCTACTGCTAGTTTTATGCCTGGTCCACTACAAGCCGTTTACTTTGCTACTAAAGCGTATGTTACTTTTTTTAGTAACGCACTTACAGAAGAATTAAAAGATACTAATATTTCGGTAACTAATTTAATGCCGGGTGCTACAGAAAGTGAGTTTGGTGCTACTTCTGGAATGGATAAAACGGATATGTTTAAAAATACAGTTACTGCTCGTAGTGTTGCTAAAGATGGTTATAATGCAATGTTAAAAGGTAAGTTAGATGTTATTTCTGGTTTAACATTTATGCAAAAAATAATGATGGCAATGATTCCTTTTACTCCAAAAAAAATGTTGTTAAAACAAATTCGTAAAATGCAAGAAGTAAAATAA
- a CDS encoding LysE family translocator — MTFNEIKEAIFIGFFLAFMIGPVFFMLIQTSIIKGARAAIAFDLGVILGDITFILIAYFGSKSLLESIKDDPRLFYIGGLILLIYGIISFLDKSQKRIVQDETLVLPEKTNYIRLFAKGFLLNFINIGVLAFWLGMIVVVGSNLQMNPGKIFNYFSVILLSYFITDIGKITLAKQLKKYLTPAVTYKIKRAMGIILMIFGIVLILKGFLPQERLNLKNVIDNVEKSN, encoded by the coding sequence ATGACATTTAACGAAATTAAAGAAGCAATATTTATTGGCTTTTTTTTAGCCTTTATGATTGGACCTGTCTTTTTTATGCTAATTCAAACTAGTATTATTAAAGGAGCTCGTGCTGCTATTGCTTTTGACTTAGGTGTAATTTTAGGTGACATAACCTTTATTTTAATTGCTTATTTTGGTAGTAAAAGTCTTTTAGAAAGCATTAAAGATGATCCTCGCCTTTTTTATATTGGTGGTTTAATTTTACTAATTTATGGTATAATTAGTTTTTTAGATAAAAGTCAAAAACGAATTGTACAAGATGAAACTTTGGTACTTCCTGAAAAAACAAATTATATAAGACTTTTTGCAAAAGGCTTTTTATTAAACTTTATAAATATTGGTGTTTTAGCATTTTGGCTAGGAATGATTGTTGTTGTAGGCTCTAACTTACAAATGAATCCTGGAAAAATATTCAATTACTTTTCGGTTATATTATTAAGTTATTTTATTACAGATATTGGTAAAATAACACTTGCAAAACAACTTAAAAAATACTTAACACCCGCAGTTACGTATAAAATAAAACGCGCTATGGGAATAATTTTAATGATTTTCGGTATCGTCTTAATTTTAAAAGGTTTTCTTCCTCAAGAACGCTTAAATCTAAAAAATGTAATTGATAATGTTGAAAAATCAAATTAA
- a CDS encoding murein hydrolase activator EnvC, protein MQFKLKYILLLLIVSISINSTAQKSKRQVLEARRVQLQKDQIYINALLSNTIRTEKNVLNQLNDLKAKIKTRQELIKAIENESKELSNEIYTNQLEINKNKRALEALKKDYGEMIYSSYKSKSQNSRIMFLLSSENFFQGYKRFQYMKQYTAFRKKQGDEIHKKTSELQALTDSLQVKKDQKKALLDIQKQEHSVIEKEKKEQEALLAKVKKKENTYKKQIKQFQKEESRVASQIDKLIRAAIAASNKKSGATKTTTTSKSATSFALTPAAKELNSKFKLNKGKLDWPVERGYVSTFYGKQPHPIVKTTTIQSNGVRITTEKGSKARAVFDGTVLAVQVTSGNKKAVLIQHGNYITVYKNLENTFVKSGDNVKTKQEIGTIFTDKITGKTILGFEFWNNTHKENPRPWIYKM, encoded by the coding sequence ATGCAATTTAAATTAAAGTACATTTTACTGCTTTTAATAGTATCTATTAGTATAAATAGTACTGCTCAAAAATCTAAACGACAAGTACTAGAGGCACGACGTGTGCAACTTCAAAAAGATCAAATATACATTAATGCGCTACTGTCTAACACAATAAGAACAGAAAAAAATGTATTAAATCAATTAAACGATCTTAAAGCTAAAATTAAAACAAGGCAAGAATTAATTAAGGCAATAGAAAATGAATCTAAAGAACTTAGCAACGAAATTTATACAAATCAACTTGAAATAAATAAAAATAAAAGAGCTTTAGAAGCCCTAAAAAAGGACTATGGCGAAATGATTTATAGTTCTTACAAAAGTAAGTCTCAAAATAGTAGAATTATGTTTTTATTATCTTCAGAAAATTTTTTCCAAGGCTATAAACGCTTTCAGTATATGAAACAATATACGGCTTTTAGAAAAAAACAAGGTGATGAGATTCATAAAAAAACTTCAGAATTACAAGCTTTAACAGACTCTTTACAAGTTAAAAAAGATCAAAAGAAAGCACTTTTAGATATACAAAAGCAAGAGCATTCTGTAATTGAAAAAGAAAAAAAGGAGCAAGAAGCTTTATTAGCTAAAGTAAAAAAGAAAGAAAACACCTATAAAAAACAAATTAAACAATTTCAAAAAGAAGAAAGCAGAGTTGCCAGTCAAATAGATAAGCTTATTAGAGCTGCAATTGCCGCATCTAACAAAAAATCTGGAGCTACTAAAACTACAACTACTTCTAAAAGCGCAACTTCATTTGCTTTAACTCCTGCTGCAAAAGAATTAAATTCAAAATTTAAATTAAATAAAGGTAAATTAGATTGGCCAGTAGAAAGAGGTTATGTTTCTACATTCTATGGCAAGCAACCTCACCCAATTGTAAAAACTACTACTATACAAAGTAATGGAGTTAGAATTACAACAGAAAAAGGCAGTAAAGCACGCGCTGTTTTTGATGGTACAGTATTAGCGGTTCAAGTAACATCTGGGAATAAAAAAGCTGTCTTAATTCAACACGGTAATTATATAACTGTATATAAAAATTTAGAAAACACCTTTGTAAAATCTGGTGACAATGTAAAAACCAAACAAGAAATTGGTACTATTTTTACCGATAAAATTACTGGAAAAACCATTTTAGGATTTGAATTTTGGAACAATACCCATAAAGAAAATCCAAGACCTTGGATTTACAAAATGTAA
- a CDS encoding PepSY domain-containing protein, with protein MNSRQTQAKILRNFRKAHRATGALLFIFFFIIAITGILLGWKSHSNNLITPQSHKGTSSNLQEWLPVDFLHKKALAVLKDSIAPNLSTELDRIDIRKNKGMVKFIFEKHTWEIQLDGVTGTVLNIGKRHSDFIENLHDGTILDNWFSTPSKIFRVIYTSILGLALLLFTITGFWLWYGPKRLKKHRKKRAS; from the coding sequence TTGAACTCAAGACAAACACAAGCAAAAATTTTACGAAACTTTAGAAAAGCACACAGAGCTACTGGTGCTTTACTTTTTATCTTCTTTTTTATAATTGCTATAACCGGAATTTTACTTGGCTGGAAAAGTCATAGTAATAACTTAATTACACCACAATCTCACAAAGGTACTTCAAGTAATTTACAAGAATGGCTTCCTGTAGATTTTTTACATAAAAAAGCACTCGCTGTTCTTAAAGATTCTATTGCACCCAATTTATCTACAGAACTAGATAGAATTGACATTCGAAAAAATAAAGGAATGGTAAAATTTATTTTTGAAAAACACACTTGGGAAATTCAATTAGATGGTGTGACTGGCACTGTTTTAAATATAGGTAAAAGACATTCCGATTTTATTGAAAATTTACACGACGGAACAATTTTAGACAATTGGTTCTCCACTCCTTCAAAAATTTTTAGAGTAATTTACACCTCAATACTAGGCCTAGCGCTATTACTTTTTACAATAACTGGCTTTTGGTTATGGTATGGACCTAAAAGATTAAAAAAACATCGAAAAAAAAGAGCTTCGTAA
- a CDS encoding GreA/GreB family elongation factor, with protein sequence MKNYLKIKQQLLEHCFYFVQQKSTVISQSIASNKNDLFSETKSSAGDKHETGRAMIQLEMEKASQQLAEITAMNTVLNKVTIDKPTKVICLGSLIKTTKGTYFLAISVGKILIENVAYFIISAQSPIGKQLLGQKVGATLAFNNAEILEIF encoded by the coding sequence ATGAAGAATTATTTAAAAATAAAACAACAATTACTTGAACACTGCTTTTACTTTGTTCAACAAAAAAGTACTGTTATTAGCCAAAGTATAGCTTCTAACAAAAACGATTTGTTTTCGGAAACAAAAAGCTCTGCTGGTGATAAACACGAAACCGGAAGAGCAATGATTCAGTTAGAAATGGAAAAAGCAAGTCAACAATTAGCTGAAATTACAGCTATGAATACAGTTTTAAACAAAGTTACTATTGACAAACCTACTAAAGTTATTTGCTTAGGAAGTCTTATTAAAACAACAAAAGGTACTTATTTTTTAGCAATTAGTGTAGGAAAAATCTTAATTGAAAATGTTGCTTATTTTATAATCTCGGCGCAATCTCCTATTGGAAAGCAGTTATTAGGACAAAAAGTTGGTGCAACACTAGCTTTTAACAATGCCGAAATTTTAGAGATTTTTTAA
- a CDS encoding DUF4292 domain-containing protein — protein MKQFSKIVLIFLLIFTSCKSNKSTVDANIKNISTKKIINNHYSSNFDQKTVDAKINAKFKDDKTSVSFSIKLRLEKDKTIWMSATKFGFPVAKVMITPNRVLYYEKMKKTFFDGDFSLLSEWLGTELDYEKVQNILLGQAVLNLKKGKYNSTVTNKLYQLQPKKDIELFGILFFLNSDNFKINKQEISNKEKQQLLTVSYPDYNKIKGEQFPKNINIKAVDHKKLTTIDIEYRTVEFNEDLTFPFSIPNGYKEISLK, from the coding sequence ATGAAACAGTTTTCTAAAATAGTATTAATCTTTTTATTAATTTTCACATCGTGTAAATCTAATAAAAGTACTGTTGATGCTAACATCAAAAATATTTCAACAAAAAAAATTATAAATAACCATTACAGTTCTAATTTTGACCAAAAAACAGTAGATGCAAAAATAAATGCTAAATTTAAAGATGATAAAACATCGGTAAGTTTCAGTATTAAATTGCGTTTAGAAAAAGATAAAACTATCTGGATGAGTGCAACGAAATTTGGTTTTCCTGTAGCAAAAGTAATGATAACACCTAACAGAGTTCTTTATTACGAAAAAATGAAAAAAACTTTTTTTGATGGAGATTTCTCTTTATTAAGTGAATGGCTTGGAACAGAATTAGATTATGAAAAAGTTCAAAACATTTTACTAGGACAAGCGGTTTTAAATCTAAAAAAAGGCAAATACAACTCAACAGTAACTAATAAATTATACCAATTACAACCTAAAAAAGATATAGAATTATTTGGTATTTTATTCTTTTTAAATTCAGATAATTTTAAAATAAATAAACAAGAAATTAGCAATAAAGAAAAACAACAGTTATTAACGGTTTCTTACCCAGATTATAATAAAATTAAAGGAGAACAGTTTCCGAAAAATATTAATATTAAAGCTGTAGATCATAAAAAATTAACAACCATAGATATTGAATACCGTACCGTTGAGTTTAATGAAGATTTAACTTTTCCGTTTTCAATACCAAATGGTTACAAAGAAATTAGTTTAAAATAA
- a CDS encoding TIGR01212 family radical SAM protein (This family includes YhcC from E. coli K-12, an uncharacterized radical SAM protein.) codes for MQITGKRYLDYSSFIKLNFGERVQKISLDIGFSCPNRDGTKGFGGCTYCNNNTFNPDYCEPQKSVKTQLEQGIKFFSRKGKNNKFLAYFQAYTNTYSDFESLKQLYLEALSVPKVVGLVIGTRPDCISKEIIEFLDELSKSYFISLEFGVESTNEATLLKVNRCHTFEETKATFNLCNNKGFHLGAHIILGLPGENKEALMNHALELSKLPISTLKLHHLQIVKNSVMAVQYKRNPESFNLFTAEDYIAFISEFITYLRPDIVVERFISEAPKDLLIAPKWGGLKNFEIVAKIDKNLQSSDNWQGKNWHN; via the coding sequence ATGCAAATTACAGGAAAACGGTATTTAGATTATAGCTCATTCATTAAATTAAATTTTGGTGAACGCGTACAAAAAATTTCATTAGATATTGGATTTTCTTGTCCAAACAGAGACGGAACAAAAGGTTTTGGTGGCTGTACATATTGCAATAATAATACTTTTAACCCAGATTATTGCGAACCTCAAAAAAGTGTTAAAACACAATTAGAACAAGGTATAAAATTCTTTTCTAGAAAAGGGAAGAACAACAAATTTTTGGCATATTTTCAAGCTTATACAAATACCTATTCCGATTTTGAATCGTTAAAACAGTTGTATTTGGAAGCTTTAAGTGTTCCAAAAGTTGTTGGCTTGGTTATTGGAACACGTCCAGATTGTATTTCAAAAGAAATTATTGAATTTTTAGATGAACTTTCTAAATCGTATTTTATTTCTCTAGAATTTGGTGTAGAAAGCACCAACGAAGCAACGCTATTAAAGGTAAATCGTTGTCATACCTTTGAAGAAACAAAAGCTACTTTTAATTTATGTAATAATAAAGGCTTTCATCTAGGAGCACATATTATTTTAGGATTGCCTGGTGAAAATAAAGAAGCATTAATGAACCATGCGTTGGAATTGTCTAAATTACCAATTTCAACTTTAAAATTACATCATTTACAGATTGTAAAAAACTCGGTAATGGCGGTTCAATATAAAAGAAATCCTGAGAGTTTTAACTTGTTTACTGCGGAAGATTATATAGCTTTTATTTCAGAATTTATTACTTATTTAAGACCAGATATAGTTGTGGAACGTTTTATTAGTGAAGCACCAAAAGACCTATTAATTGCACCTAAATGGGGTGGGCTTAAAAACTTTGAAATTGTAGCAAAAATTGATAAAAATCTTCAAAGTTCAGATAATTGGCAGGGGAAAAATTGGCATAATTAA
- a CDS encoding lipopolysaccharide assembly protein LapB — MILKKIHTIFLVGIVLFSGFSYAQNTQNPEVENLKFQEYFFEALKETSTNNYSKAIESLEKCNLIDSENMAVDFEFSKNYLLLKKYYEAEIYINRALTKEPKNSYLLKHKVAILKAQNNYTDAVEIQKELVKIKPFYTDELVLLYIQNKEFKKAEDLITEIENKALTTLKVKRLKTYLINRKKLVEQRDRITENFPKSTDIESLKASYKKNQNFKTLLQILSYELEHNHFEMLEADSKNALELYPTQPVLYQLNGYALNKLKKYNEAIDVLTIGIDFVIDNNEMEVNFYNQLIISYQGLNNTKEVLKYKQKIDRLKQVN, encoded by the coding sequence ATGATTTTAAAGAAAATACATACTATATTTTTAGTTGGAATTGTGCTCTTTTCTGGTTTTTCATACGCTCAAAACACACAAAACCCCGAAGTTGAAAATTTAAAATTTCAGGAATACTTTTTTGAAGCATTAAAAGAAACTAGCACAAATAATTATTCAAAAGCTATTGAAAGCCTAGAGAAATGCAACTTAATTGATAGCGAAAATATGGCTGTTGATTTTGAATTTTCTAAGAATTATTTATTGCTAAAAAAATATTACGAGGCGGAAATATATATTAATCGTGCATTAACAAAAGAACCAAAAAACAGCTATTTATTAAAACATAAAGTTGCAATACTTAAAGCACAAAATAATTATACAGATGCCGTTGAAATTCAAAAGGAACTTGTAAAAATAAAGCCTTTTTATACCGACGAGCTAGTTTTGCTATATATTCAAAATAAAGAATTTAAAAAAGCAGAAGATTTAATTACAGAAATTGAAAATAAAGCACTTACCACATTAAAAGTAAAAAGACTTAAAACCTATTTAATCAACAGAAAAAAATTAGTAGAACAAAGGGATAGAATTACTGAAAATTTCCCTAAAAGTACAGATATTGAAAGTTTAAAAGCTTCTTATAAAAAAAATCAGAACTTTAAAACACTACTTCAAATTTTAAGTTACGAACTAGAGCACAATCATTTTGAAATGTTAGAGGCAGATAGTAAAAATGCATTGGAATTATATCCTACTCAACCAGTACTATATCAATTAAATGGTTACGCACTTAATAAACTTAAAAAATATAATGAAGCAATTGACGTTTTAACAATTGGCATTGATTTTGTGATTGACAACAATGAAATGGAAGTAAACTTCTACAATCAGTTAATAATAAGCTACCAAGGCTTAAATAACACTAAAGAAGTTTTAAAATACAAACAAAAAATAGACCGTTTAAAACAGGTAAATTAA